Genomic DNA from Corylus avellana chromosome ca4, CavTom2PMs-1.0:
AatggaaaaaacataaaataaattatttataaatgtaTAGTCAAGATTGCACGTAGATAACCGGTTGAAAATCGTTGTCTTATCTTCGATCTAGGTCCCAACCGGACTGCTTTTATCTATGTTGCCTAGCATAAAGGCACTCTCCATGTTGTGCCCTTAGAGTAGATCTCATGAAATTTTAAAGCATCATGAGAGGAATTCCCTCATGGGATCctataagagaaatgttattttatattctatGGTCATTCTCGTTGCATACTCAAGTTAATGTAGTATATATGCTGCATCCatcctaaaattttttattgaaatttcatcaaagaaatgttattttgcaCTATACGGTCATTCTTTCAGCATATTAAGTTGATATAGCATGCTCAATCTACCCCAATCTAGTGTTGGCATGTTTCAAAGGACCTCATTTACTCCACTAGGGCCGGCATAGGCTTAATTACCTTGAGTGAACCCTACTTACTAACCCTTACTTTTCTAACGTCTTTTGCCCAGGGTGTACAATCAACAAAGCTTATTTAGAGAAAAGCCCACACTTTCTCCATGgggaaaatgatcctctccattttaaatgaaatgaagaggatcaaTTTAGTTACTTTAAGAGgatatttttgtgaaaaaaaaaaaaaaaaaaaacccaaaatagcAAAATTACCCTCTAAAACAACTACCTGGATCCAAGTCGTCCTCATGGTTGTGCCCTCTATCCATCATTTATTTTCACTCGGTCCCGGTAGAGGCTATTACAGGAAGAAAGCGGGCATGCATGGCCTGCCTAAATGGGTTAACCATGATCAAATCAGATGGGCCTTGTAACTTCAAGCCCAATCCTAGCTAGGGACCGGCCCCTTTTAGATTTACATGGGCAATGAGTAGTACTCCTTTTTGCGTTTTCTCTATCAAATCAACTTAGGATTGTCTTTGCCCTTATGGGCCTCTAGTGTTTTACATCGCCAAGTTTGGCGTAGGAAGGCTATCCCACTCTTCCAAGCCTTCCATTTTGTTGAATTAAATGTGATACAGGTAAAATTCAACCCATCATTTCTTTGCATTAATTTAGCAGGATTGTAATTGTTCGGAATTTGGCATGAGAGGAATGCCCGCACTTTTTAAGGCAAGGTTCCTTGAAAGCTTTCAACTTTTGTAGGCTTGAAACTTATCTTATAAAGAACTTCGTTACCTTAGAACCGTTATAGTAACAGTTGCCATTCACCAAAGTTTCGTTCACGAGCTCTCTCACCAATTGAGTTAGGAATAGAATCAATTCCGTGCATAGAATCCTTCTCTCTCAGGAATGTATAGCTCTCACACTCTTGCCTCTTGGGATCTTTTTCCAAACATATTTAATCCTAAGTGCTTAGATATAATCTTATTCTTGCTAACAGTTGGTTGAGGTTCTCCTTGTGTTTGTTTTTGCCCGAGAATATGCTCAAAAGTATTTCTAtttcttaagtttttaatttaattcccaaaaaaaatagtACCTCTCAAGAGAGTCCCAAGGCTCGAGTCTCAATGGGGGATAGATATCCTTGCACACCAATTAgatttagattttaaaaaatttcagagTTTATAATCATATTTGATtctcacaagaaaaaaaaaaaaaaaaaaaaggaaggagagAATGCTtccataacaataataatgagcGGCCCGTTTGGCAACTAAGTGTGCCCTGAGATTAACACTCATAAGACTTTGGTCACATACCAATAAGGAAAAGCAGATAAAAGGGAGATGGTATCTGCAATAGTTGTTGCAGAAGACCATTCTGCACTCAAACTGGAGTTGTTTAAGGCCAGAATGGCAACTAAAGAGTTCCCTTCAAGCAGAATCTGAGATGAGGAGGAAAGAGAGGCAGCGGCTTCAACGGCTAACAAAGCTACCCTGGCTTCACCTGCATTGACATTAAGAAAAGGCAGTCTCCTAGTAACTGCAGCAAGAATGACTCCCTCATCTCCACAGAATTTCCGACCAACAGTTTGATTTTGCATAATATAGTTGTATTTAAAATGTCAATTCATAGTCATTTCAATCCTCCTTCCAACAATGGAAGAAAGTGATTCACTAACTAGAGGATGATTacaaccaaaaatacaaaaccaaaaaaacaaaaacaaaaacaaaaacaaaaccaaaaaccaaaaacaaaaaacaaaacaaaaccaaggtAGTTCAGACATTAAAAGACAGTTATGCACCATGTCGTATGAGACTCTGCAACGTTCACTATCTGCTCCACTCAAAGTCTCCCCCATACCTAGAATTGGCATTATTTACACGGCCCGTATCCTCTGGCTTTATGGAATTTGCAAAAGCGTGCCAACCTAAAATGTACGGCAGGATAAACTGCATAGGAACAAGTCAAAACGTATCACAGATGGAAAGAAATAGACAATTCACAttgtaagagaagaaaaaaaagtaaatgccCTAAAACAAGCTAAAGACAAACATGCACATGCATATGCGTGCACCCACACCCACacctacacacacacacacacacaggcATATCATACATTGAAAGCTGAGACGAGGACAGTGTACTCTGCTCTGGTGATAGGAATATATATACTTTCGTCCACATTTACAAGCTTGTTCTGAACACCTTCAGAAAATGACATGCCAAGATCAGATATGGAGCAAGTTatagacaaataaattaaactttCTTCATAATCTTAACGGGTCACAAATGATAAATTTGATATGAGCTTGTTATCCAAGTAAAATACCATTAGCACATGTGAATGCATCACATTCTGGCTCCAATCAGAAAGTAAATATGGATAGATGTATAAAGGGAAGTGTGgaggaaaatatcaaatactGGGGAATAGTGAGTTTCCGCAGACAAACTAACTTGCCTTTATTATTGCACCTCTGATTTCTAGCAATATATCACATACACATCATTTGATGACATGAGATACTTGCATTAAGTTATAACATAGATGTTTATATCCCCGTTATGATAATGAATGCGAAAAAAGTTTGAAACAAGAAAGGGTGTATCCATAGTATGCTATTGGACATGAGAATATATCATTCCACAACTTCAAGCGAGTAAAAGTTGACAATTACTGGATCACAGTCACATGTTATAACATCATAAAGCAAACAATATCCCAAAAAATTCACCACCAAGACTTGATGAAAAAAGAGGATTACTGAGGTTAAAGAAGTGGCCAGAACCGTCAGGAAGAGGCTCCACCTTCAACACCTTCCTGACCTTTCCCTCCTCACTGCAAAACAGAACAACTTTCAATACATTTCATTATGATAAACATAACAAATAGAGCTTATGAGTACAAACTCTTCCCAATGTTACTGACAAGAAGCAATGCAACATGAATCAATGAACATGAAAATAACTTGGCCAGTTCTTGTGTCTCTAATTGCCAAAATACGGCACATATATCGTTAGGGGAAAAGTTACAAGAATAATAAGCTTAATGCTGTCATAAATCTGTATCATTACAGACAATGAAGATGCATGTACTCATGGTAAGGTAAACATTGGATATATAAAGACAAGCAACATGATCAAAATCAATAGttcatgtaattataaaaatcaatgaaataGACAACACATGGGAACAGTTTGCACTAGAAAGCTATCTCTGACTCCATGTTTACCATGTTGAATTTGAGGAGATATAGAGTAGACTGTACCTTTTTCCCTTAAAAGGATCATGAAAAAATTCACATGAATCCTTTTTCCCAAGGCTAACTATAGTTCCAATTTCGGTCACTGATAGAGAGAATACCTACATTCAAACAATTCAAAGCATCATCTTGCATTTGAAACTTTAAAATATCTCAAAACAATTCACATTTTATCACTTCTATTCACTAATAGCAGACACAACATTAAGATATTGTAACTGGGATCAACTGAAAGGGTTCAGTTAATCTGGCAACCATCATATAACTTCTAAGATATAGTAGCAAGAAGCTCGGGTCGTTCTTCGAGACTTGTCATAGCAGAATAGTTGATCAGTACCTGTTGTTTAGGTgaaatttatatatttctacacattgagagagagagagagagagggggggggggccaggaaattcattaaaagtgtaGGTGGTGCAACCCAAGTATATAGGAAGtacacaagagaaacacctagcagatcaagaacaaaaaaaaaaagagaacaaaaatctgCATAGCAGGGAAATGGAGAAAGGTGGTAGCATAGATCCATTCGAATAaggttttaagaaaaaaagtctGTAGATTTGAGCTCGTTCTCTTTCGATTATCTAAAATTCGAGCATTCTTTTCTCTTGAAATGCACCACATTAAAAAGGAAGGAATGGAATTCCAAACGATAATAATATCATTCCGGCCGACCCTTCTACTCCAATATGCCAAAAGATCCACCACCCATCTAGGTATAACCCATTCTGCCCAAACATTCTACAGGCAAAAATTGAGTTAAAGCAACATATCATCTGCCACCCTGACATTTACTCAGAGGTTCCCACCATTATTGTCCTCCAAATCATTGTAAATCCACAACACCCAAAATGAAACCTAGCGGCACATAAGTTCCACATTATATTATCTGCAAAAACAAAATGTAGATTACCTGCTTTCTGCTCCAATCATATTGTCGAACACCGGCTGCAGGGGCAAACTGAAGCAGCACGAAACCTTCCTTCGATAGTTTGAATGCCCCTGACTGCATACAACACAAACCATCACAAAAACAAGCACAGAGACGCCCTAAGTATTCCAATTGTTACAAATTactataaacaaaaaaaaaaaaaaaaaaaaaaaaagaagatagaaaaaaaaaaaataaataaaaaaaaaaaaacttcaaagaaaCATACATCCAAAGGCGTGAACTCCGGAGCTCTGGGCTCTACCGTAAGAGCTGCTTTTCCTTTGTATATTGAGTGACCCACAAAATACCTAGGCGGTAATGTTCCACCTACacacaaaccaaaccaaaccaatatAATTCCATTATAAACACTAAAAACAGAGAAGTTTTGAACTTAATCCTCTCTTTGGTCTGTCTTTATTCTATTCACTGTATTGGTAGTTGACAGCTGAAACAAATTTAGGGAAACaatcaaaatatcaaattagACTCAACTAAGTTATGAAATCATATAAACCCTCCATTGGGTCGCTGAGAATTCAATAAGACTTTGAACTGACCCTAAGTTGAGAAAATTATGATTTTCCTACATTtgtttctcggcaaccaaacagcgTTCAagttggttttctttgtttcctACGTTTTCTCCTACTTTTTCCCCTCAACCGGGagagaaaagcaaaaacaaaaaggaaaaggaaaaaaaaaataaaaaatcaggaACAGTGGTAGAACCTCCCCCGGGAGTTTGCGAAGAAAAGGAGTTGTTCGGAGCGGTCGGGGTGGTGAGCCTCTGTTGCTGGAAGTACTCGCACTTCACAGAGAGCTTCTTGCTCCAGATGCTGGGGCTGAAAGCGGTGCGTTTAGTTGAAGATTGAAAGAAGAGCGAGGGACCAAGGCGAAGTCTGGGGTTTGGGGTGGTAGTGAGTGCGGAAGATAGCGACTGTAGCCCCTGcatacttcttcttcttctctcttcccGGCTCTGCCTGCTTTTTTTGATTTTGGCTTATGGTGCGGTGCGTTTCTCTGGGTTTAGAAATGGAAATCCGAGTCCCATGGGGATTACCAACGTTTAATCGGACGGTGCAAATTGCAGTTGGTACTGCACGATGGAAACGACATGAATGTGTCAAACGACGTCATTCGTTTTATTGATGGGCGAATCAGGGCGATAGGCCGATAGCCAATAGGCCCATGCCaatacatgcattttttttttcctgaagaAATAAAGGAAGTCTAGCCCCTAGGGCCCTATGTAATCATATATTCTTTAGCTTATAAAccattttttacaaattaacattttttctcGGATAATTTCACTTTAAGCCTTTAAATTACAATATGATTTAACAAGTTCCTTAATTTAAATCACTTTAAGTCTTCAAAACATTTCAATTTGaattcttgaatttttaattatagtcaatttgaaccattccattagattttaaatgttaaaagtgagatattgatgtttatacccctgagtttgtttttataaaattctaaatttacctttaattccaaattttaaaaaaataaaaaataaagtaaaaaaaaatcaggaatatttttgtctttttaggtattATCGTTAGAAGTTAACGACTAAATCTAACGGaggggtttaaattgactgcaattaaaaatttaggagttcaaattgagagattttaaaatttataggcTTGTCAAATTGCATGATAATTTGGAAGTATAAAGTGAAGTTACatccattctttctttctttagcAACCTTATCTTATTATGTGTGTTTTGACAATTGAGAAACTTACTAATTTCTCATTTTAACTTATGGACGCACAATGCATATCTAATGATCATCTTTCATGGTCACTATAGGAGTATTACTAACATTTTCTATATAATAAATAGGTTTTATTGTCTTAATGGTTAATGGGTAGTTCAATCAATTGCAAAGATTCCTCCttttgtgcatatatatatatatatatatatatatatatatatattttttttttttttttttttttttctgtgggAAGGACTTTTTACGTTAAAGTTCTTGCAATAGATCTTGCACAATGCCACTGATTTGAAGTTGTGGCGTTATCCTCAGCCACAAACACGCACGCACACGCGTGGATAGAAACAAGAGCAAGCGTGGCCTCTACTGATTCTATAATAACCACACGCTCTATAAACACCGAAGTACCACCATTCAATTGGATCTTGCTGATTCAGAAGACTCTTTCACGCTCAATCCGTTTGCATTCCATAGATGATGCTCTTTTGATTGTGCAAGAAATCTTCATTTCAGTCTCCCTTGCTTCTTTCCTTTCGTCTTATTCTTTGAATTGTACGTATGAAATGTCCTCGCTCTGTTCCTCATTTCGAATTCTGGCACCTCAATGGAGGCACAAGAACGTGCGCTTCTTTATTTTCCTCCATTCCAAGAGAAAGACTAGCTTCGTCCCAAGCGTCATTTCCTCCTCCACGGGCGACGATTCTGTTCCAACTCCCAAACAAAGccaggtactctctctctctctctctccctctctctcggcACTTCTTTAGCTGTTTATGCTGTAAAGCTTAATTTggaattctttgatttttgtttttgtttcagttttggCACAAGTTTCCTGatttgttttcactttttttcttttttcatgatTGTGGCACAGTTGCGTTATGATCCCTCGGAAGAGCTATTCGGGATCGATGTCGCTCCGAAACCGAGGTTTAGAACGCTTTCATTCATGTACTTTTTACGATTATCATATTCCATTCATGGACATTTTACGATTATCGTATttcatttttacttatcaaaaaaaagaatcgCTTTGGGGACAAGACTCAAACTTTTTCATGTGTTTTGTTaccttaaaaatgaaaaagaaaacgagCAAATATGGATCTTAGGCATTTTGGCTCAGTATCATTATACTGAAATAGCTTAATTGATCGTATTTCTTTTTGGTGGAAAAAAGTTTTATATGAAGTTGGTCCAATCAGCCATGgtatttccttttgtttcagTCTAATATgtatgtaatttttaaatttaatttcaggAATGATGGTTCTGGTGCACCCACTCCACGTTCCTGGTTTGGACCAAATGGGCAGTACATCAGAGAGCTACCCTGCCCAAGTTGCCGGGGTAGAGGTTATACTCCTTGTACAGAGTGTGGAATAGAGAGGACCAGATTAGACTGTTCACAATGTAATGGGAAGGTATATGCTCTTGGAgccatatttttaattaattgcagATCGATATTtacatgggggtggcttgcacTACAATTTTATGGAGAGTTTTGTTAATTTAAGATAAAAGTGAATTGTTCTAtttgattatttcttttctttgatattCCTTTAAGGAGAGTATATACATATCAAATCAAGAAGCTATGTAGTAGTTTAATTAAAGTAACTTTAAAAGGCATTACCTAGTATTGGTTTCGCTGAAGAAAGGTCTTGGGAGTGAAGATTTGGATATGGTTTCTAACCTTCAACATCTATG
This window encodes:
- the LOC132180036 gene encoding single-stranded DNA-binding protein WHY1, chloroplastic-like, with amino-acid sequence MQGLQSLSSALTTTPNPRLRLGPSLFFQSSTKRTAFSPSIWSKKLSVKCEYFQQQRLTTPTAPNNSFSSQTPGGGGTLPPRYFVGHSIYKGKAALTVEPRAPEFTPLDSGAFKLSKEGFVLLQFAPAAGVRQYDWSRKQVFSLSVTEIGTIVSLGKKDSCEFFHDPFKGKSEEGKVRKVLKVEPLPDGSGHFFNLSVQNKLVNVDESIYIPITRAEYTVLVSAFNFILPYILGWHAFANSIKPEDTGRVNNANSRYGGDFEWSR